In Ovis canadensis isolate MfBH-ARS-UI-01 breed Bighorn chromosome 19, ARS-UI_OviCan_v2, whole genome shotgun sequence, the genomic window ctatgccccaaccactgatacccaagaagctgaagctgatcagttctgtgaagacctagaagaactcCAAGAGCTATGGCCTTATCATAGTCTTTTTCTAGCCTCTGGGAGCAGGCGGTCAGAGAGCCTGTTTGGCTGGTCCTTTCCTGTTGCTTGgggcatcaggcacttaaagggccaGCCTCTCTGGagcttctctgttgttcagctgtcagtgctggcatgtggggagagagagactacagtgatggctccacccacCGCACGTGACTCTGCAGTATCACCTTGCCTCCATGGTTGCCTGGTTTTCCTCCACAGGAATTTCCCCTTGAGATCGCCCCCATGGGTCCGTCTCCTCGCAGTCAACAGCAGACCCTGCCTTGGGATTGCTCTCCAATCCCTATGTTCCAACTCCCGGCCCCTGTGCTTTCTAGGGGACTTGCGTCCCTGTCCAGGGTATATaaggctgcagcaaggactgtctgtgTGATTCTCATTCCGGTCACGCTGTCACAGCTCAGCTGCTTCACCTTCAGCAGCCTCAAATGCTTCTCCTCTGTCCTAAACAGTTGCTCCGATGTGAGGCTCTGACCCCTATTTCAGTTCTTCTCCCCGCCAGGTGCAGGTCCAGTCctgctcactctcctctttcccccccTACTTCCTTCGTCctgctgagttttgcatggttctatatattctcttCCAGTGGTCAGGTCCTCctgctgctctcagctggtgttctgcaagatcttttgtgtctgaaggtgtattcctgatgaatctgtggagagagatgtactccacgtccacctactcctccaccatcttgttattccaaaaatacttttaaaataatcaaagcaAGGGAAATCCTCAAGTGACAGAAGTAAAGCGAGCTCAAAGCCAGAGTGGGCACACCAGCTATTTACAGAAGAAGCAAGCCCACTGAAGAGaagctctttaaagaaaaaattgggACTTctctagtagtccagtggttaagactctgtccttCGCTACAAGGGTGTGGGTTCACTCTCTGGGCAAGGAGCTGAGATCTCCCACACCATGCAGTGTGACcttaaagtgaaaacaaaattataagtCACACAAAGAAGAAGGATTTTAAGCCACACGTGAGGAAGGGTATACAGACGCAATAAATAGGTGAAAtggtgtgtgctgagtcgcttcagtcgtgttcgactctgcgcaaccctgtagactgcaagctgccaggctcctctgtccatgggattctccaggcaagaatattgctgtgccctcctccaggggatcgtcccaacccagggatcaaactcacgtctcttacatctacctgcattggcaggtgggttctttaccacttgtgccacctgggaagcccaggtgaatCGGTATCCctcaataataaagaaaacacaaatgaccATATCAGTCTTTATAAACAATGAGGgacaaaataaagaagagaagtgaatacTGTGAGAACACCTGAGGTTATGTCACCTACCCAAGATGACCTCAGTATCACGGGGTAGCCTTGGGCTGCCCACACTGGTACTCCTAGTCCCTAGCCCACAGGTGTAAATGTGGAGAGTCTATTGGACACCCCAGAAAAGGGGCTCCAGTGGGTTtggagggagggcaggaaggcCTGGATCCGTCTCCTGTGGCTGACGCTGCTCTCTGGCCCGCAGAGCTCCAGGACTGGGTGCATCCTCCCGCCATGGCCGCCACCGCCGCCCCTCTGCCGCCCACCACCAAGGTGGCCGGTTCTGAGAACAGCAGCTCCTTCTATGACTATGAGTACTACCTGGAGGACATGATCTTCGTGCTGTGTAGGAAGGACGAGGTGCTGTCATTTGGCAGAGTCTTTCTACCTGTCTTCTACAGCCTGATCTTTGTGCTGGGCCTGGTTGGAAACCTCCTCCTCCTAGCGGTCTTGCTCCGGTTCGTGCCTCGAAGACGGATGACCGAGACCTATCTGCTGAACCTGGCCATCTCCAACCTCCTGTTTGTGGTGACACTGCCCTTCTGGGGCATCTCTGTGGTGTGGCATTGGGTCTTTGGGAGCTTCTTATGCAAGGTAGTGAGCACCCTCTATACCATGAACTTCTACAGCGGCATCTTCTTCATCAGCTGCATGAGCCTGGACAAGTACCTGGAGATTGTCTGCGCTCTGCCCTACCACCGACTGAGGACCCGAGCCAAGAGCCTGCTGCTGGCAGCCACTGTGTGGGCAGTGGCCCTGGCTGTCTCCGTTCCTGACATGGTCTTTGTGAGGACACATGAAAACTCCCCTGGAGTGTGG contains:
- the ACKR2 gene encoding atypical chemokine receptor 2 isoform X6, which translates into the protein MAATAAPLPPTTKVAGSENSSSFYDYEYYLEDMIFVLCRKDEVLSFGRVFLPVFYSLIFVLGLVGNLLLLAVLLRFVPRRRMTETYLLNLAISNLLFVVTLPFWGISVVWHWVFGSFLCKVVSTLYTMNFYSGIFFISCMSLDKYLEIVCALPYHRLRTRAKSLLLAATVWAVALAVSVPDMVFVRTHENSPGVWECYADFGGHGTIWKLFLRFQQNLLGFLLPLLAMIFFYSRIGSVLVRLRPPGQSRALRMTVALVVAFFVLWFPYNLTLFLHSLLDLQVFGDCRVSQHLDYALQVTESIAFLHCCFTPVLYTFSSHRFRQYLKAFLAAVLRRQQALPSSYSESSGLTSQEDVMGMSDLGERQAESSPRQGSDLKQTAET